CCCTATATTTTCTTTTATGGAGTTTTAACATGGCTTCCACCTTTAAAACAGTAATAAATTCTGCTTTTCAAACTCCTATCATCATCAAACAGTAAGAACTTATAGTAAGACTTAACTATAAGGATCAGCTGTCTGAACAGAGAACCTCCTAATTTCTATGTTGATGCCCTTGTGGTTGTTGTCCACTTTGAGGCTACAAACAAGGGGCAAAAGTGCCCCCCACAAGTCTCACCATCTTCTGGACAGAACACTGGACAACCCACAAAAATCTTCTGGGCAGGCCTGGAGCTGGGTAAGAGACAGCATGGTCTCATACTTCTGACCTCCTAGCCTTCTCCAAGTATGGCTGCATCCTGACTCCAGTCCTCTCTGAAGATCTTGGCTCAGACTTGGCTCTTTCTCCAAGGGGATTGAGAAAGTGCCCCTTTGCTCCAAACCCCTTCGTCTCTACCCTGCCAAAACTTGCATTGTAGCTTGCTTCATGCATGATTGCCTACATGCTAAATATGTCAACCCTTGcaaattattgctttcattttaatttgcAGAACTAAATTCTCCTCCTcgcccctctccccccaaaagctgTTCTTGCCTATATGGAATTCTTTTGGAATTATCAACTGAGAGCAGAGATTGGCCTTTTTGTTGTTTCCATAGCAATGGCTCTAGAAACCTGTTTTCAAATTAAATTTCCATGTGAAAACAATGACATAAACTTCAGGGAAAATGTCAAACCTGTAGCAGCCAAAGACTGGTTCAACCATTGTTCACCCTTATATTTATCTAGATCAAGAATGGCATCTTTCTGAGATAGTGAAGGAAGTGAAGGAACAAAATCAACCATCCAAAGGAGGGCCATCTTTATACCTCCCtttaaataaacaagtatctCTTCAACATCAACACCACAAGTTAATCTGCCAAAGCAGGaacaggaaacctgtggccctccagatgttaacaGACTAACATTTAtataatccctgatcattggcagtGCTGCCTTGGTCTGTCGGGAatgtccagcaacacctggaagcccacaggttccccatcactgtgcTAAAACATAgtttattttttgtcatttttttttttacttttattgtattttgagtTTAATTGCATTCGTATGCATTGCCGTGCACCACCATGATATTTTATATGTGTGGGCTATTTctcaattttaaataataaataaatattgaagggGGTTCATACGGGGTGAAATGCTTTCTGAGATCTGCCTCAAGAAATTCCCTGTGTACTCTTTTGCACAATATTGTCAGAGGGAgaatgaaaaatggaaaaaaactgGACAGGGACACTTAATCCCTTCATCTAGCAATCAGTATTGGACTTAAAATGGCAAAAGAGCTTAGAAGTAGTTCAAAATTCAATTTCTGTTCATTCCTTTGAAGTCATGACATAACTCTGCATTGCTGCATACAGGCTTCACTTATAATACCCTTCCTGTTTGTTTTACTCAGTTATTAAATATCTAAGTTGCCTGACAACAGTTTAGGTCTTTCCCTACAGgagaattgtttttttgttttttgaataaaCAAAAGGAGGAAAGCCTTcagagtaaaagaaaaaaatgaataaatatttttattcgttttattttactttttacaaCCCCAAATTGTAGTGTCTCTATTGCACTAGATACCATGCAAATATGCACAATGACACTCAGCAGCTATTTAGTTGCTGCACACAGAATTTCAGAGTAACTATACAGCTGGAGAACAATTCTACTCTGAAATGTATTGCTTACACATAGCCATTCAGAATGGTGCACAGGGAACATGATATAAATGCATGTTAATTGACTGATAGATGACTACTGTACTAATATGCTTCTCCTCCTTAAGGCAGTGCTCTTTTGTATTTTCCAAAAGGTAAAGCACCTTTCTGTAGGTACatgccattttatttttgtttgcttaaTGAAAGAGGAAGAAGCCCGAAATTATCAACCAcgctgaaagatactcggagtccagtgtgactttcatgctctttattcagctcatagtagtgaggaatgtagttcccccaaaacgtttgctttatatacactaaaaaaaatcgaaaattctttctagtagcaccttagagaccaactgagtttgttcctggtatgagctttcgtgtgcatgcacacttcttcagatacatatatacactatttacacaatgggccccacgtgattggctaattccgggatactcctgtatgccaatcagagtgcggattcacttccacctggagctggattgggtggctcctgcagaccaatcagactgctgcaatctcaatcctattgttctgggaccaatcagactgctgcaatctcaatcctattgttctgggaccagtcagactgctgccgtttggatcctattcaactcagtacataacacacgcTCATGCCTGTTTTATCAGCATTGTACAACAGGACTTGTGGAGAACCAGCTGACATCAGTGTGATTAAGAGAGagaccccccaatttttttttttttagttatttcAGATTCCAAATGACATAATGCCAGAAGGAACAatttataattaaaacaaaatcgaaaattctttctagtagcaccttagagaccaactgagtttgttcctggtatgagctttcgtgtgcatgcacacttcttcagatacactgaaacagaagtcaccagatccttaaatatagtgagggagtggggaggggtattgctcagaagggtggtgggaatgggtgatcagctgataggtgtggaaaacctgttgacgactcttaacggctgtaattagtcttgcagggaaaggcaagtggtgagatggctaaagatagctttgttatgtataatgagataagaatccaatgtctttgttcagaccaggtttctccgtggttttaagtttggtgattagttgtaattcagccacttctcaatTTATAATTACCTAGCCTGACCTGCTGCGTGTCACAGGTCACAGAATTTGACCCACCAATTTTTGCATCTGCTTCAACAATTTCAGTAGGAGCAGCAACAAATATTTTGGAGAAACAAAGTTTTGTTTTGAGGATTCCTGGTTACCCAAACAAATTCTTTCATCTTATACTGGAAacattgttatatatatatattaattattttgctagtatagtggtacctcgttttacaaacagtcctgtttacgaactattcagtttatgaactccgcaaaaccagaagtagtacTCTGGTTtctgaactttacctcagtctgagaacagaatccaaatggtggaagggcaccggcggcaggaggactcattagggaaagcgtgccttggtttaagaatggatttggtttaagaatggacttcaggaatggattaagttcgtaaactgaggtaccactgtaaatctctTTGGGACTCTTTTTTAGTGGGaagcaatatatacatttatcAAACATACCCTACACATTATTATCAGACCGAAGAGcagtgttggaggcagtatgcctcagAATAACAAGTGGTGCCAAGTGCTGTTGCATTTAGGTCCTACTTGGGAGCTTCGCTTAGGCATTTGgctagaaactgagagaaaaggatgctggactagatgttgtTAAAGTCAACACATGCCATCAACACATCGTCCAACACAATATAAGCTGCTAACCATTTCCTTCTGCTATTTACATCAGCCTGCCAAACAGGGCAGTTTCCTCTTAAGAGACCTGACACACATACAAACCATACATTCAAAATAGAAAGTCATGAGGAGACACCAGGACATGCACAATTTGACATACCGGTACCTccatggaattttttttattttttttatttttactattttctTCAGCTTGGTTCCAGAAGAATCCATGGAACTGTAGTGTGGTAGGTTGCAGAAAATTTGTATTAGATATTTCTAACTAATATTCTCTGTGATGAGGATAAACCAGTTCTCTTCTATCTATTCAGATAGCTACCggtattacttttttttaaaaaaaagaaaaaggttttgtAGGGATGAGAAGAAACCTAATCAGAATTCAGCAACAAATCTGACACTATGAGCAATATTCAGTGACcctatgaaatgaatgaacacgaattaggtccataaatgtcagtgggcctactctgaagaAAAGCAAGTTCAATACCAcactatttccccccatttaaatATGAGGGGCTAGCTCTTGCTACCAAAAATAATTGTTCCACAGGCAATGTTTGGAAACCTGTGGTTCTTCAGATGTTATGAGGATACAATTCCCATTACCCCTGACTAATGcccatgctgattggggctgatgggagttgttgttgttgttgttgttgtttactgaatttatataccgccctatacctgggggtctcagggcggttcacaaaataagatataaaaccacaaaatacgtaatcaaaataaaaacagcaacccaatacccccccaaccacattttaaaagggcataggatgtaaatcagatcaaccagcctggttaaaaaggaacatttttgcctggcgtctaaaggtgtataatgaaggtgccaggtgaacttgcctcgggagagcattccacagatgtagagccactgcagagaaggcccgttggCATCCAGTTGGAACCAGTGGCCTAATCacgagggccacaggttccctaaccCTGCTCTAGGTGATGTTAACAGCTATGGTTTACTACTGATCATTTAATGCACCAGGAAATGCACAATGTGCTTCGAATATatccaggggtggagcaagggggtgcgttgggggcggcccgccccgtgtgccaccctggaggggggtgacactctggggtcccccccccccacgatgcccaagccaagccccgccaCCCGGTAAAAAGCCACGCTCGGCGGCGGGGCTCCCAAACCTGCTTGGCGTGCTCTGCTGCATCCTGCTTCTTCCCGCTGCGGGTGGAGGTGAGGAgcaggccagggaggggcgtccctccctgatgcccctccctggcctgccccttgcctccgtCCGCAGCcggaagaagcaggaagcagcaaagcgTGCAGCGACGGCTAACCTGCTTGGTGCGCGCTTTGCTCGCGGTTTGCTGGTGCCGCATGCACGCTACAGGgcaacaccccaccccctggtgcccccgggtttgctgcTCCGGGTGGCCATGCAGCTTCCTTCGTCACTGAATATATCACACATCCTCCTATCTCAATGAGTTTATCTTAGGTCTTACCTTTCAAACTTGAGCTTTTCCCACTCTAGTATATTTCAACGTGTGTGTGTATCCCTGTCTTCCTAATCCATACCAAGCATTCAATGACGAAGGTTATTGGCTATGAAACCTCACTCAACAATGAACTCGTTTTTTAAACCACATAGGATAAGCTGCCTATTCTGAAATGGGTTAAAACTGCTGTTTTTCAGAATTTGAACAGCAGTTCTCATTGTGTCTTTGGCCAATCTACATAGAAAGccaaatcaggggggggggggcgggaaattATCTGAGTTCTGAAATAATAGTTAAATGAagacctaccgtgtttctcctaaaataagacaccgtcttatatttttttttgctcaaaaaaacacagtatggcttattttcaggggatgtcttattttaaccgtgtcgcatcggtacgctgcatagccacgcctccccaggctgttttaatgggaggtgccgcgtcactatggcttattttcggggtatggcttattttcggggaacggcttatatttcgcaaatgcatagaaatcctgctatggcttattttatggctatgtcttattttaggagaaacagggtatgtgaAGATACCAGTCCATTTATGATTTTTATGGGCCAGTTGTTTAACCTTAATGTTACATTGACATGATATAAATCGTAGCCTTATGTGTTAATAACAGTATACTGAAGGGTGCAATAGTACAATCCCATCAATGACTTTTAGTTTTTGCTAAAGAACTTGACGTGATTGAGGATGACTTCAAATCTGTTGTTATAATTAGGAGTTGGCCTTAAGCTGCAGACCTTTCCCCTGAGAGGAGGGGAGTTTGATTGGAATCCAGGAAGCCTCACATCTCAGCGTGATATTTCCCAAATCCTCTCCTATTCCTACTGTTAGGTTTACACCAAGCAATTCTAAGGGTTAAGACTGAAGCTGCACAGGAACTGCAAAATCAGAGCCAATCAGACAAcagaggggggaaacaaacaagagCAAGACACCTGTCCCACTGCAAATAACCTTATCTGTTGTTTGTTATTTTTCCATTGCCGTAATCACCATCACAGTAATCAATTAATGAATACCATAGTAAGAGTTCCCATAAATACAGTCTCAAATGCCAGCTGCTTGTCAGCATTCCAGTTTTGTGATTAAGAGACCGAAGAAGAGATGTCTCTCCCAGAAGTGTGAAATATTGGAAGACAGAGATACCATCTTTCTTTCATCCATTGACAGAAATGATTAACTGTCCAGGCAGAAAATCCAAGAGAGAAAGAATGGCAGTTAGCAGCACATCTTATCAACTGGAAGGGATACCAAAAGGGGTTTTTCAGACTGGTCAGGAATGATTTATATGTGGTGTGGGTAGGGGAAAGAAATATGTAATATAAAATTCAATTCGAGCACTTTCAAAGTAATGAAATAGTTCAGAGAATGAAAGAGACCAAGACTAGTCCTAAACCcacttatctggaagtaagccctTTTGAACTTGCATCTGAGAAGACAGGTGTAGGGTGGCACAGtgataattttgtgtgtgtgtgtgtgtgtgtgtgtgtaatttgacaatttatatactacttaattTACATTTTATATACTACTTAATTTACAGTCCTTTCTCAGTGGTGAAGACTCAGTATAATAtaattaaaaagaattaaaatggcGCCTTTGACCTCCGTGACCCAAGATGGCGGCGGCCAGGACCTCAAAGGAGATTCTCTGAGTGAGTGGAAGATATAGCCAGAACTTGAATTACGATGTTGAAGATATCCCGTGCTGCTACTAAAGCAGTCCAAAAGGTGGACCCTGGAAATGTGATCCGGTCGATCATCTAAGCTGGGCAGGCTGTTCCTGGACCACCCTTAGGACCTATCCttgggcaaaacaaaatagaaaattctttccagtagcaccttagagaccaactgagtttgttcttggtatgagctttcgtgtgcatgcacacttcttcagataccttgggcAGACAGGCATCTCCATTGGGCAATTCTGCAAGGATTTCAATGAGCGCACAAAGGACATCGAGGAAGGGATCCCTCTGCCCATGCATCATTGTACGGCCTGACCGATTGTACGAGCTTCAGATAAACAAGCCAACGGCCACGTATTTTCTGCTGCCGGCGGCTGGCATACGGTAGAAAAGGGAGCAACAAATCCTGGGCACGAGTTGGCAGGAATGGTGACCTTGAAGCACTTGTACGAAATCGCCCTGGTGAAGTCTCAGGATCTGAACTTTGTGCTCTGCGACACGCCGCTTGAGCAGGTCGTCCTGTCGCTCATGGGGACTGCCCGGTTGCTGGGCATCAAGGTGGTGAAAGAACACAATACAGAGGAATACGCTGCTTTTCTGAAGGAGCGTAAAGAGTTATTGGCAGCTCAGGCCGAAGCAAAAGAAGCTGAACTGGCTGCTGCAAAGAAGAAATGAGCACCACCTCCCTCCATTTGGGCACACTGAGATTCAGATCCCCAGAGTGCTTGGAGTGCGAATGGCGCCGGCTTCTCACTTGTCCCGTCTGCTGTGCACTGGGAGCTAAGTCTGCCCAGTGACTGGTTTGGTGATGCCTTGCTGAAGAAGACAGGGAGGAAAGCAAGAGGGCCATGGCTTCTGGTCAGGGCTGGTCTGACACTGGAACTCCCACTGTAATTATTGTCAGTCCCTTTTCAGtaaatgatttctttaaaaaaagaagaagaaagaattaaaatgataaaatcagaattcaattGAAAAGGCTGCTGGAATGAAAATGGTCTTCAGCAGACACATTAAATTAAACAGGGAGGCTGTGTGTCTGACCTCAGCTGGAAGGGAGTTGCACAAAATTGGACCCACAACATCTCAGTAATGGGGACCCCCAAAAACCTCAGCAATCAAGTGAGAACTCAAGGGATTAGGTACTCCCTTAAGTATCCTGGACCCATGTTGTTAAGGGCTGTATAGATTATTAGAATAACTTTGAACCTGGTCTGGCAGCCTAGGGACACCCAGTGCAAGTTTTAAGCATTGGAATTATGTGCTGGCAGTCCCTAGCCACAGCATTTTGCACCAGATAGAGCCTCTGGACCACATACAGCATATTGCAATAGTTGTCTTGAATTTACCAATGCATGGATCACCATGGTCAGATTGTCCCTGTCCAAGGACAGTCTTCATCCACTCCACCCAGACTATGGTCCAAATCGTGCACAGCCTCTCCTACTTCAGATGTTATACAGGGATGCTTCTGCTTGGTAGGGGATGCTTAACTCTTTCCCTTGTTCCTTTTTCCTGATCAAAATTGCCTTCCTGCAACTGCTTATAGGCTCGTTGTGAAGAAAATCACAGCCAATGTAGCAGCTTGGGAGGGGCAGAGTGGACTGCTTCGTTAAAGGAAGTGGCACATAGGGAAATCGTTAAGCATCTCCTCCCCCAGCACTGATGCCTTGAACCAGggatgtccaaagtccatttcgggggtcTAATCCGGCCCGCTGGTTGATTTAATCCGGCaccttcaatcctaaaaaaaagctcagcaatttaggggtaaaatcgtaaaaaaggctcaacaacttcaatcctaaaaaaaggctcaacaactttggtcagccctcatttcaccaaatctggccctctttggaaaaagtttgggcacccctgccttgAGCCAACCTGGGGCCTCCTCGCTTTTAAGTATTCAGGAGATCTGACCACAAAACTCTCAAGTCACTGGTAGGTTGGCCCTCAAATTCTGTAGGTCTGTCATCCTTGATGCTGTGACAGGAAAGGCACAAGGAGAGGCTGAGACAGATGAATCAGGACTGCATTTGTAGTTAATATGAAAATTTGCCTACTTTGTTTTGGCACCTCATACGTTGGCACTGGCAATGTTAAAGCACTGGTTTGTGTTGTAGGAGTTGTCAATTGCCATATTGATTCCTTTCCTGGAAATATATCAGGCTACTGCAGTTCTTCCTAAGATCCAGGATTTGCCTGGCATAGACTTGACCGTAACATGACTGTCTACCTCGGTTCCCATTGTTTCCTTTAAAAGTCACTTATTTTAAGAGTGACTATATTGTATTGTACTTAACAGGTTGTTTTGCCTCCTAGTGTTCATaaatattagaatattaaatAACAAAGTGCTAACTGCTATGCGAGCAGAGTGAGAATTGTTTAGTTAATTATGTCAATAGCCAGATGAAATGGTGTAATATTTATCATTGATGGGTTGTCTTACTTACATTTATCAGCACATCTTAAAATGGACTAGTCTGGGTTTCTTTTTGAAgctcaagtaaataaatacagcaaatgcaaGTGTAAATTGATGATTATAGTCACTGAGGGACCTTAAATAGCTTTGGGGGATCATTAAATGTTGACTGTTCTTTCATGGAAGGtacttattataattattatactGTACTGGCTTTATTAATTATACTTGAAGACACATTGCTCCCTGGTTTTCAAAAATGAGAGTACCAGAGCTGTCCCTGATAAATACAGTTTTTTCACAGGGACCCTCTTGAGTCTTCAACCTGCCTCCTTAGGGGTAGGTGGATACAACTCCAGTCTCTGTCAGGATTCAGGAACCACAAGGTCTTAGTGACTGCCATCTTAAAGAGGAACAAATTCTTGCACATTATTGTTGTTTCGTCATGAGGGTGGGGCCTGCCCTCAAACTGGCAGTTCCGGGTGCTCTTTGAAAAGACTTGCCAATCCCTTTAAGACAGCCTTCACCAAActagtgcccttcagatgttttagatTGCAACTCCTGCCAGCTGCTGACTGGGTTGGCAATGGCTGCTTGCATGGCCATGCTGAAGTGTTGTTTACAGAGCAGCAGCATCTTCTTGGCAGTGGGTGACCCAAGTCTAGTCCAAAACTGATGGAATTTAATTGCCTTTTAGCCAGCTCCAAATAGACTCATTTTCTTCTTCATACCCCATTAGAGTTACACCCCAGaaccaaaacaaataaacaagcatgCTTTTCTCTTGCCCAATTTAAATGTGCCCTTACTGTTTAAAATAGCCCCCCCACTAATTATTCAAGTAGAATGTTAATTGATTAAATTTACCAGCTAAAGCTTGCAAGCCCAATTTTTTGAAGAGCTATTATCCCTACTATAGATACCGTTCATGTTTTTGTGAATATGCGTATGTAGAAAATGGTATTTGAATAATCTCTTTGGTTATTGGCAGGAAGGGACGAGTAGAGTTCATTTGTGAAACTTTGCAAAACATACCATAGGATTACCCAATATATCTTGTGAGCAGTGAATACCTTTCCAGTGACCTTTAAGTGATGTAGCTTTTGCAGACTGCTGGGTACTTaatacaaataattattattaccaaaaaggaaagggagaaaaggaaaaacaattttCAGCTGGTGTTTTTTATGCAGCTCTACAATGTGAATCTGGCTTTAATAGCAATGGCCTTGCATTTGGAATATTATTTCACACTGACATCAGAGTGATTTTTTTTGTATCCACCTACACACCCTCTGTAATCTTACTGATTGAATCCAGCAGTGGGATTTAAATTAAATCATGGCCAGTTGTGGTCCAACTATTTTCCTACTGAGGGCACAGTGAAAACTCATCAGTTTGTTTCTTTCGCTTTGTCCCACAGTAAGGTGCTTGATTAAATTAACAACTGTTCAATATAGTGAAATGCAAGAGACTACGGCTACACACTGAGTGCTGGAATTTCATTGTAGCAGGAGGTCATGTGGACAAACTGCAGCCAGCTTTTTTTCCCCATGCCAAAGGACGGAAACACGTACTGTGTATGATATGACAAGGGCAATTGAAGTTcaaagcagaatttgagcacCCACAGAATTCAGGAAATATTTTCCATATAGCACAGCAACCTCTTTGCCCAGATGTATTGTTCATTTTTAGCAGTGCTTCTCAATGTGTATACAGCATAGGGACATATAcagtagctcagtattgtctatagaGGTAGCCAGTGTACCCTCTCAGATGTTCCTCATccatgttagctggggctgatgaggcaGACCCatccgcaccccatagtcgcctttgactggacttaactgtccagttgtcctttacctttaacttttttaCCAATGGGGCAAAGGGATGTTCAGGTAGGATTttttcccagttctacctggtGATGCagaggattgaaccagggactttttATATGCAGAGCAGGTTCTGTGCTACCAAGCAACGACCCTTcctaaaagttacaggtaggtagccgtgttggtctgccatagtcgaaacaaaataaaaaataaaaaaattccttccagtagcaccttagagaccaactaagttggttcttggtatgagctttcgtgtgcatgcacacgaaagctcataccaagaaccaacttagttggtctctatgatgctactggaaggaattccttCCTAAAAGGACATGGCAATAAGACAAGGGCTTATtgcctaggggttgccgatcagaaggtcggcggtttgaatccccgcaacagggtgagctcctgttgcttggtccctgctcctgcccacctagcagttcgaaagcatgtcaaagtgcaagtagataaataggtaccgctccggtgggaaggtaaatggcgtttccatgctctgctctagttcgccagaagaggcttagtcatgctagccacgtgacccagaagctgtatgttggctccctcggccaataaagcgagattagcgtcgcaaccccagagtgactaatggtcaggggtccctttacctttttaatctgCCCAAACCCTTCACTCTTCCAGCACTCATGTCTCCTTGGAAGCCCCAAATCATATTTTTatacatagtaaaaaaaattCTGGCTACTTCAGGGATCTAATATTCCTTATTCATGAGGGGGTTTCTATAGAAGTGCCATTGTACCTCTATAATTGAGAACCAAAGAAACACATGGCTTTGGATCAAGAATAATTTGCCGGGTAGCATTcaggctcatagctgtcaactttccccttttcttgagaggaatcctattcggaataagggaatttccctttaaaaaagggaaaagttgacagctatgctcaggctACAGAGATGGTAGGAGGAGTGGCACAGCCCTGCGATGTCAGTAGGTCTGCTCCAATAGGAGGTGACCTGAGAAAGCGCTCTCTGTGTGCACACGTGTGCAGCAAGTGCCGGAGAA
Above is a window of Lacerta agilis isolate rLacAgi1 chromosome 3, rLacAgi1.pri, whole genome shotgun sequence DNA encoding:
- the MRPL11 gene encoding LOW QUALITY PROTEIN: 39S ribosomal protein L11, mitochondrial (The sequence of the model RefSeq protein was modified relative to this genomic sequence to represent the inferred CDS: inserted 2 bases in 1 codon; deleted 2 bases in 1 codon; substituted 1 base at 1 genomic stop codon), producing MLKISRAATKAVQKVDPGNVIRSIIXAGQAVPGPPLGPILGQKGISIGQFCKDFNERTKDIEEGIPLPMXIIVRPDRLYELQINKPTATYFLLPAAGIVEKGATNPGHELAGMVTLKHLYEIALVKSQDLNFVLCDTPLEQVVLSLMGTARLLGIKVVKEHNTEEYAAFLKERKELLAAQAEAKEAELAAAKKK